From Janibacter endophyticus:
GCGGACGCTGCGCCTGAGCGTCAATGGCTTCGTGCGCTGCGTCCAGCAGGCCGTTCCGCTGATGGAGGGACGACCGGGCCGGGTCGTGGCGATCAGCGGGGTCGACAGCAACCACTACATGCCCGGACACGGCCTGCTGGGCGCTGCGAAGGCGGCCGTGGAGAGCCTGGTACGGGCCTTCGCCATCGAGCTGGGGCCGCGAGGGATCACCGTCAACGGGGTGCGACCGGGTGGCTTTGAGACCGACTCCTCGCGCATCTACGGCGGTTCGCAGTACGAGTTCTTGCGCGAGCGCTTCATCGCCCAGTCCGGCGTCAAGGACTTCGGCACCGTGGACGACATGGCCGGTGCCGTGGACTACCTGGTCTCGCCTGCGGCGCGGTACGTCACCGGTCACGTGATCGTCGTCGACGGCGGACTCACCGCGAATCTCGGCGAGCTCGATGCCATCAACGACGCCACTCGCGACCACCACATGGGAAGGGTTACCTCATGAAGACCGTGCGCATGGGAGCAGGATCCGGCTACTGGGGCGACCTGCTCGAGCCGGCCATCGACCTCGCCAAGCGCGGCGACCTGGACTATCTCGGCTTCGACTTCCTCGCCGAGCTGACGATGTCACTGCTGCAGCGGACGAAGCGCCGGAATCCGGACCAGGGCTACATCCCCGACGTGGTGCCGTGGATGCGGGCGCTGCTGCCGATCACTCACGCCAACGGCACCAAGATGGTCCTGAACGGTGGCGGAACCAACTGTGAGGCCGCGGCCGAGCAGGTCCTGCGCGTGGCGCGGGAGGCCGAACTGACCGGGCTGCGGGTCGCCGCGATCACCGGTGACGACCTGACGTCACGCATCGACGAGCTTCGTCAGGCCGGGGTGACCCTGGCCAACATGGAGACCGGGCAGCGGTCCGTCGACGAGATCTCCGACCGGATCGTGTCGGCACACGCCTACATCGGCTCCGAGGGGATCGTCGAGGCCCTGGGCGGTGGTGCCGAGGTCGTCATCGGCGGCCGACTCGCCGACAGCTCGGTCTACGTCGGCCCGCTGATGCACGAGTTCGGCTGGTCGTTCGAGGACGCGGACTGGGATCTGATCGGGGCCGCGATCACCGTGGCGCACGTGATCGAGTGCGCCGGGATTTGCTGCGGCGGCATGAGCTCGCAGTGGAAGAACGTCCCGGAGCCGTGGAACATGGGTTTCCCGATCGCGGACTTCGCCCAGGACGGCTCGGCCGAGATCTCCAAGCTGCCGGGAACCGGCGGCCTGATCAACCAGTGGACCATTAAGGAGCACCTGCTCTACGAGACGCACGACCCCGCCGACTACCGGATGCCCGACGGCATCGCCGACCTGACCACAACCCGCCTGGAGGAGACGGGGCAGGACCGCGTGCGCCTGTGGGACATGAGCGGCCGGGAGCGACCGGACATGCTCAAGGTGCAGATCGGCTACACCGACGGCTGGATCGGCGAGGCGCGCGTCCTCCTGCCATGGCCGGACACCCTGGCGAAGGCTGATCGCTGCGAGGAGATCATCCGCAAGCGCCTTGACGTCATCGGGGTGACGCCGCGCGAACTGCGGTTCGACCGCGTCGGCATCGACGCCCTGGCCGGCCCCTTGGCGAGCCGGCCGCGACGCGATCCCGACGAGATCGAGTTGAGGGTGACCGCCCGCGTGGACAGCCGCGAGGAGGCGGCGATGGTCAACCGTGAGGTCACCCACGTCAGCACGCTCGGTCCGGTCGGCACGGCTTTCGGTCCACCGGTGAGGCCGCGTGAGGTCATTGCTTTGTGGCCGACGCTGGTCCCGCGCGAGATGGTGCCCGTCAACGTGACGTTCGAGGAGATCTGAGGCCATGATGACCACACTCAACGAGATCGCCTACACCCGCTCCGGCGACAAGGGCGATATCTCCAACATCGGCATCATGGCCTTCGGACCAGCCGAGTACGAGGCGCTGCGCACCTGGGTGACACCGGAGCGGCTGCGTTCGTTCTTCGCCGGCGTCGTGCTGGGCCCGATCCAGGTGTACGAGCTGCCCCGGCTCCAGTCCCTGCAGGTCGTCCTGCACGATGCCCTCGGCGGAGGTGCCACCCAGACCCTGCGTTTCGACGAGACCGGCAAGTCGATGGCCGCCCTGATGAGCCGCATGCAGATCCCCACCGCGCTGCTGACGGCGGGAGAGCGGCGATGAGCGTGGAGGACGCACCCCCCGAGCCGACCGTCGTCGTCGAGGAGGTCGCGCCAGCGGTGTCGGTGGTGTGGCTGAACCGGCCCGATCAGCTCAACGCCCTGTCCTCGACGTCGATGGCCGAGCTCGGCGACGCCCTGCGCACCGTGGGGCGGCATTCGCGGGCCGTCGTCCTGACCGGTCGGGGACGGGGGTTCTGTGCCGGCGGGGACCTCAAGGAGCTCTACCCCCTGCTCTCCGAGGCCGACGTCGACGCCCGACGTCGGCAGATGCGTGCCTTCCAGGAGGTCGTGACCGCGATCCGGTCCATCCCGTGCCCGGTGGTCGCCGCCGTCAACGGCGTGTGCGCCGGAGCCGGAATCAGCCTCGCCCTCGCCAGCGACGTGGTCCTAGCCGGTGCGGACGTCCAGTTCCACCCGACCTTCACCCGGGCCGGTCTGATCCCGGACCTGGGCTCCCTGCATCTGTGGACCCAGGCCGTCGGACCCCGCCGGGCCAAGGAGATGGCCTTCCTGCCCGAACCGATCGGCGCCGAGGACGCCCGAGCGGCCGGCATGGTCAACCGCGTCGTCGTCGCCGGCCAGGCCCTCGAGGTGGCACTCGAGCTGGCCGACCAGCTGGCTGCAGGCCCGAGCGCGGCGCTGCAGATGATCAAGGACATCATCAACCGCGAGGACCAGGCGGGTCTCGACGCCTCCATGGTGCTGGAGTCCTACGCCCAGGCTGCGGCCTTCTCCACCGGCGAGGTGGACGAAGGCGTCGCGGCTTTCCTCGACGGTCGTGCGCCCCGCTTCGGGACCACCGAGACCGAAGGCACACCGTGAGCCGGGGAGAGGCTGCTCACACGGCGAAGGCCTACCAGGTTCCGGCGATCGAGCGCAGCATGCTGATCCTGCAGGCGCTGCAGCAGCACGGGCCCCTCGGGCTGGCCGATCTGGTGAGTGCGACCGGCCTGTCACGCACCACGTGCTACTACCTGGTGCGGACCATGGCCAAGGCACGGCTGGTCGAGTCCGACGGCGAGACGCGGAAGATCCACCTGGGGATCAGGCTCGTCGAGCTGGGATCGGCGGCCACCGAGCAGATCGGCTACCTGGGCGTGATCAAGCGCTACATCCTGGACCTCCTCGACGAGATGGACGCCACCTTCGTCATCTACCGGCGCCTCGACCGCGGGCGCGTCACCATCGTCGACAAGGTCGAGCCGCGGCACCGGCTGCGGGTCACCGTGCCGCTGGGCAGCACGTTGCCCATCCAGGGTGGCTCCTTCGGCAGGTGCTTCCTGGCCTACGACGAACCTGCCGCGGTCAGGGAGGTTCTCAGCGCCGGCCTCCAGCGGCGCACCGAGCGCAGCATCACCGACGTCGAGCGGTTCCTCACCGAGATCGCGACGGTGCGCGAACGGGGATGGGCCATGGACCGCGAGGGGTTCGCCCTCGGCGTCAGCACGGTCGCCGCACCCGTCCTGCACCACGGCAAACCGCTGCTGGTCGTCGCCGCGCTGACCATGGCGGGAACGCTGGCCGACGACACCACCGCCGAGCGCTGGGGGCGACGGCTTCGCGAGATCTGCGACATCGCCTCGACCACCTTGCACCAGCACCACCGTGCGCCCGTCGCTGTGCACCCGCCTGAGGACGAACGATGACGCTGGGAGCCGGACCGCGACCACTGGACGGCGTGCGGGTGGTCGACCTGTCGCTGCTGATCCCCGGTCCGTGGGCGACGTCGATGCTCGCGGACCTCGGTGCCGACGTGGTGCACGTGCAGCCGCCCGGCGGGGACCCGCTACAGGAGATGATGCCGGGCGCCTACCGAATCGTGGGGCGGGGCAAGAAGCCGGTACGGCTGGACCTGAAGTCGGACGAGGGTCGTCGCCGTTTGCTCGACCTGCTCGAGGAGAGCGACGTGCTCGTCGAGGGGTTCCGCCCCGGAACGCTGCAACGACTGGGCTTCAGCCTCGACCAGATGATGGCGAGCTTTCCCCGGCTGATTGTGTGCTCGCTCAACGGCTATGGCAGCGACGGCGCCTACCGCGACCGCCCCGGCCACGACCTTAACTACCTGGCTGCAAGTGGTCTGCTGTCGATGAGCGGCGAGCCGAGCGGGAGACCGTATCCGGGTGGAGGTGTACCCGTCGCGGACCTCGCGGGCAGCCTCTTCGCGACGCAGGGCATTCTGGCGGCGCTGCTGCTCCGCCAGCAGACAGGCGTCGGCTCCATGTTCGACGTGCCGCTGGCAGCCGCGGCGCTGAAGTTGTCCGAGCCGAGGATGGCCGAGTACGACGAGCGGGGCGGACCGTCCAAGGCTGAGCTGATGTCCCGGGGTGCCTATGACGTCTTCCGATGCCGAGATGGGTCCTGGCTGGCCGTGGCCTGCATGGAAGACCGCTTCTGGCGAGGCCTCTGCCGGGTGCTGGGTCGCGAGGACTGGCTGGAGCGCGAGGAGTACTCCAGCTACAGCGGCCGCTGCCACCACGCCGAGCGACTAAACGCGGACCTGGCCGACGAGTTCGCCCGGGCGGACCGTGAGGCATGGGTGGAACGCTGCGTGGCCGCGGACCTGCCCGTTAACGCCGTCCTGGACTTCGGTGAGGTCGGCGACGACGTACACATGCGGCAATGGCTCGACCGGGTGCCGAACGGGAGCGGGCGGTCGGTCCGGCTTCCTTATGCCGGCCTCGTAG
This genomic window contains:
- a CDS encoding SDR family oxidoreductase, whose product is MTPPDATDRDDRRVALITGSSRGLGRAIAEHLVHSGHDVVVNYRRNEDLAHATVQHLEQLGARAVAIQADLENADEIDAMFAGVQARFGRLDVLVNNAAATAFKPLLELSDTNVQRTLRLSVNGFVRCVQQAVPLMEGRPGRVVAISGVDSNHYMPGHGLLGAAKAAVESLVRAFAIELGPRGITVNGVRPGGFETDSSRIYGGSQYEFLRERFIAQSGVKDFGTVDDMAGAVDYLVSPAARYVTGHVIVVDGGLTANLGELDAINDATRDHHMGRVTS
- a CDS encoding acyclic terpene utilization AtuA family protein, which translates into the protein MKTVRMGAGSGYWGDLLEPAIDLAKRGDLDYLGFDFLAELTMSLLQRTKRRNPDQGYIPDVVPWMRALLPITHANGTKMVLNGGGTNCEAAAEQVLRVAREAELTGLRVAAITGDDLTSRIDELRQAGVTLANMETGQRSVDEISDRIVSAHAYIGSEGIVEALGGGAEVVIGGRLADSSVYVGPLMHEFGWSFEDADWDLIGAAITVAHVIECAGICCGGMSSQWKNVPEPWNMGFPIADFAQDGSAEISKLPGTGGLINQWTIKEHLLYETHDPADYRMPDGIADLTTTRLEETGQDRVRLWDMSGRERPDMLKVQIGYTDGWIGEARVLLPWPDTLAKADRCEEIIRKRLDVIGVTPRELRFDRVGIDALAGPLASRPRRDPDEIELRVTARVDSREEAAMVNREVTHVSTLGPVGTAFGPPVRPREVIALWPTLVPREMVPVNVTFEEI
- a CDS encoding AtuA-related protein, whose translation is MTTLNEIAYTRSGDKGDISNIGIMAFGPAEYEALRTWVTPERLRSFFAGVVLGPIQVYELPRLQSLQVVLHDALGGGATQTLRFDETGKSMAALMSRMQIPTALLTAGERR
- a CDS encoding enoyl-CoA hydratase/isomerase family protein; amino-acid sequence: MSVEDAPPEPTVVVEEVAPAVSVVWLNRPDQLNALSSTSMAELGDALRTVGRHSRAVVLTGRGRGFCAGGDLKELYPLLSEADVDARRRQMRAFQEVVTAIRSIPCPVVAAVNGVCAGAGISLALASDVVLAGADVQFHPTFTRAGLIPDLGSLHLWTQAVGPRRAKEMAFLPEPIGAEDARAAGMVNRVVVAGQALEVALELADQLAAGPSAALQMIKDIINREDQAGLDASMVLESYAQAAAFSTGEVDEGVAAFLDGRAPRFGTTETEGTP
- a CDS encoding IclR family transcriptional regulator encodes the protein MSRGEAAHTAKAYQVPAIERSMLILQALQQHGPLGLADLVSATGLSRTTCYYLVRTMAKARLVESDGETRKIHLGIRLVELGSAATEQIGYLGVIKRYILDLLDEMDATFVIYRRLDRGRVTIVDKVEPRHRLRVTVPLGSTLPIQGGSFGRCFLAYDEPAAVREVLSAGLQRRTERSITDVERFLTEIATVRERGWAMDREGFALGVSTVAAPVLHHGKPLLVVAALTMAGTLADDTTAERWGRRLREICDIASTTLHQHHRAPVAVHPPEDER
- a CDS encoding CaiB/BaiF CoA transferase family protein, with product MTLGAGPRPLDGVRVVDLSLLIPGPWATSMLADLGADVVHVQPPGGDPLQEMMPGAYRIVGRGKKPVRLDLKSDEGRRRLLDLLEESDVLVEGFRPGTLQRLGFSLDQMMASFPRLIVCSLNGYGSDGAYRDRPGHDLNYLAASGLLSMSGEPSGRPYPGGGVPVADLAGSLFATQGILAALLLRQQTGVGSMFDVPLAAAALKLSEPRMAEYDERGGPSKAELMSRGAYDVFRCRDGSWLAVACMEDRFWRGLCRVLGREDWLEREEYSSYSGRCHHAERLNADLADEFARADREAWVERCVAADLPVNAVLDFGEVGDDVHMRQWLDRVPNGSGRSVRLPYAGLVARPTTTTQDAGRTR